From Nerophis ophidion isolate RoL-2023_Sa linkage group LG15, RoL_Noph_v1.0, whole genome shotgun sequence, one genomic window encodes:
- the gjd4 gene encoding gap junction delta-4 protein, which yields MAWSSPLEVVLLSVNHSVTFVGKVWLIVMIFLRVLVLLFAGYPLYQDEQERFVCNTIQPGCANVCYDIYSPVSLLRFWLAQLVTLCLPYVVFTIYVVHEVSNSLTVVIGVCGPGKTAPLYKIQQELSTKKMEERGWVRCFTGAYILQLIFRTLLEAGFGAAHYYMFGFYVPRRFLCQNPPCITQVDCYISRPTEKTVTLNFMLGVAALSLFLNILDFICAIKRHVRRKQRTKMIEDVFEDEHGDLNSSQALEVQTDQRGSFRKRHVSRGSSRGIESSQNATSVPRPLEPLGCNTNRNDGYSASQEESPEKEGSEVALCPLEPTGTPKAICVNKRSRLKPPPPPRRDLAYRPELLPRAVQADPMGTAACTRRIGQYTLVELGVGSDLSNQDGQEKRSAWV from the exons ATGGCGTGGTCCAGTCCTTTGGAAGTCGTCCTTCTGTCGGTCAATCACAGCGTCACCTTCGTGG GAAAGGTGTGGCTCATTGTGATGATCTTTCTACGCGTCCTCGTCCTCCTTTTTGCCGGTTACCCTCTTTACCAGGACGAGCAGGAGCGATTTGTTTGCAACACCATTCAACCGGGATGTGCCAACGTGTGCTACGATATCTACTCCCCCGTCTCTCTTCTCCGCTTCTGGCTGGCGCAGCTGGTCACCCTATGTCTGCCCTATGTTGTCTTTACCATCTACGTGGTCCATGAGGTGTCAAACAGCCTCACTGTGGTCATCGGCGTCTGTGGTCCAGGTAAAACCGCACCGCTCTACAAGATCCAGCAGGAACTGTCCACAAAGAAGATGGAGGAGCGAGGGTGGGTTCGATGCTTCACCGGAGCCTACATCCTCCAGCTGATATTCAGGACGTTGCTGGAGGCAGGATTTGGGGCAGCTCACTACTATATGTTTGGGTTCTACGTCCCCAGGAGGTTTCTGTGCCAGAACCCTCCGTGTATCACCCAAGTAGATTGCTACATCTCCAGACCCACAGAGAAGACCGTGACGCTCAACTTCATGCTCGGCGTGGCGGCGCTGTCCCTTTTCCTGAATATTCTGGACTTCATCTGCGCCATTAAACGCCACGTGAGACGGAAGCAAAGGACGAAGATGATAGAGGATGTTTTTGAGGATGAGCATGGAGATCTAAACTCTTCCCAAGCTCTAGAAGTCCAGACTGATCAAAGAGGAAGTTTCCGGAAGAGACATGTCAGCAGAGGTTCTTCGAGAGGGATCGAATCAAGTCAGAATGCGACCTCCGTCCCTCGTCCCTTGGAACCTCTGGGCTGCAACACCAACAGGAACGACGGCTACTCCGCCTCCCAGGAGGAATCTCCAGAGAAAGAAGGCAGCGAGGTGGCACTATGTCCCTTAGAACCGACGGGGACTCCAAAAGCTATCTGTGTCAATAAACGCAGCAGGCTCAAACCTCCGCCGCCCCCGAGACGGGACTTGGCGTACCGCCCTGAGCTTCTACCCAGGGCCGTCCAAGCTGATCCTATGGGAACAGCGGCATGCACCAGGAGGATTGGTCAGTACACGCTGGTGGAGCTGGGGGTTGGGTCCGACCTATCCAACCAAGACGGTCAGGAGAAAAGATCAGCCTGGGTGTGA